One Cytophagales bacterium genomic window carries:
- a CDS encoding acetyl-CoA carboxylase carboxyltransferase subunit alpha: MHLDFEKPIIELEAKLADMKLLAEENNVDLTPAMKSLDEQIRKLKKETFQNLTPWQRVQLARHADRPYTLDYIHAIADSFIELHGDRNFKDDKAMVGGFGQVKGKTIMFIGQQKGRTTKQRQMRNFGMANPEGYRKAIRLMKLAEKFNKPVVTLIDTPGAYPGMEAEERGQAEAIARNIQGMSMLKVPVICIIIGEGASGGALGIAVGDKVFMLENTWYSVISPESCSSILWRSWDYKEQAAEALKLTAQDMLKFNLIDEIIKEPLGGAHTDPVKMAKTLKKVILDNIAELSQLSPEQRIKNRMEKFDAMGAIKN; encoded by the coding sequence ATGCATTTAGATTTCGAAAAGCCGATTATTGAGCTTGAAGCCAAATTAGCAGATATGAAATTGTTAGCTGAAGAAAACAATGTTGATCTTACACCAGCCATGAAATCTTTGGATGAACAGATCAGGAAATTAAAGAAAGAGACCTTTCAGAATCTTACTCCATGGCAGCGTGTACAACTGGCACGCCATGCTGACAGGCCTTACACTTTAGACTATATTCATGCCATTGCTGATAGTTTTATTGAATTGCATGGGGATCGAAATTTTAAGGATGATAAAGCAATGGTTGGTGGATTTGGCCAGGTTAAGGGAAAAACCATTATGTTTATTGGTCAGCAGAAAGGGAGAACAACAAAACAAAGGCAGATGCGGAATTTCGGTATGGCAAACCCGGAAGGTTATCGTAAAGCGATAAGATTAATGAAGCTGGCGGAAAAATTTAATAAGCCTGTTGTAACATTGATAGATACTCCGGGTGCTTATCCGGGAATGGAAGCCGAAGAAAGAGGACAGGCAGAAGCTATCGCAAGAAATATCCAGGGAATGAGTATGCTAAAGGTGCCTGTAATATGTATTATTATTGGAGAAGGGGCTTCCGGAGGCGCTTTAGGAATTGCAGTAGGTGATAAAGTTTTCATGCTGGAAAATACCTGGTATTCTGTTATTTCCCCGGAATCATGCTCCTCCATACTCTGGAGAAGCTGGGATTATAAAGAACAAGCTGCTGAAGCGTTAAAACTAACAGCGCAGGATATGCTAAAATTTAACCTTATCGATGAAATTATCAAAGAGCCATTAGGCGGTGCTCACACAGACCCGGTAAAAATGGCAAAAACCCTTAAAAAAGTAATTCTGGATAATATTGCAGAACTCAGCCAACTGTCTCCTGAACAAAGAATTAAAAATCGTATGGAAAAATTTGA